The proteins below are encoded in one region of Halichoerus grypus chromosome X, mHalGry1.hap1.1, whole genome shotgun sequence:
- the ARSD gene encoding arylsulfatase D isoform X2: MADDLGIGDLGCYGNYTLRTPNIDRLAEEGVRLTQHLAAAPLCTPSRSSFLTGRHSLRSGMEADDGYRALQWNGGSGGLPANETTFARILQQQGYATGLIGKWHQGVNCESRTDHCHHPLNHGFDYFYGMPFTLVDDCQPGRPPGLDATTRARLWHYTQMAALGVLTVAVGKTWGLISVSWKVVLGAASLVFLFFISWYASFGFVRRWNCILMRNHDVTEQPMVLERTASLMLHEAISYIERNKHRPFLLFVSLLHVHIPLVTTKRFLGKSQHGLYGDNVEEMDWLVGEILKAVEVNGLKNMTFTYFTSDHGGHLEARDERGQLGGWNGIFRGGKGMGGWEGGLRVPGIFRWPGVLPAGEMIHEPTSLMDVFPTVVQLGGGNVPQDRVIDGRSLVPLLQGAAEHSAHEFLFHYCGKYLHAARWHEKDSGRLWKVHYMTPQFHPKGAGACYGRGLCPCSGDGVTQHSPPLLFDLSRDPSEAEPLSPGSEPRYHAVVARVGEAVDQHRKTLSPVPPQFSLSNIIWKPWLQPCCGTFPLCACGQDGGPQ; the protein is encoded by the exons GACACCCAATATCGACCGGCTTGCAGAGGAAGGTGTGAGGCTCACCCAGCACCTGGCGGCCGCCCCCCTCTGCACTCCCAGCAGATCTTCCTTCCTCACGGGGAGGCACTCCCTCAGGTCAG GCATGGAAGCCGATGATGGGTACCGTGCCCTCCAGTGGAATGGGGGATCGGGCGGACTCCCTGCGAATGAAACCACGTTTGCGAGAATCCTGCAGCAGCAAGGTTATGCAACCGGACTCATAG GAAAATGGCACCAGGGTGTGAACTGTGAATCCCGCACCGACCACTGCCACCACCCACTGAACCACGGATTTGACTATTTTTATGGCATGCCTTTCACGCTTGTGGATGACTGTCAGCCAGGCAGGCCCCCGGGACTGGACGCCACGACTAGAGCCAGGCTGTGGCATTACACCCAGATGGCGGCCCTGGGGGTACTGACTGTTGCTGTTGGTAAGACTTGGGGGTTAATCTCTGTGTCCTGGAAGGTAGTCCTGGGTGCAGCCAGCCTcgtcttcctcttcttcatctccTGGTACGCCAGCTTTGGGTTTGTGCGTCGTTGGAACTGTATCCTGATGAGAAACCATGACGTCACAGAGCAGCCCATGGTTTTGGAAAGAACGGCGAGTCTCATGCTACACGAGGCAATTTCCTATATTGAAAG aaataAGCACAGGCCATTCCTTCTCTTCGTGTCCTTGCTGCATGTACACATTCCCTTGGTAACCACAAAACGGTTTCTCGGGAAAAGCCAGCATGGCTTATATGGCGACAACGTGGAGGAGATGGATTGGCTTGTAG GTGAAATCCTTAAAGCCGTTGAAGTAAATGGTTTGAAAAACATGACATTCACGTATTTTACCTCTGATCACGGAGGACATTTGGAGGCAAGGGACGAACGTGGCCAGCTGGGGGGATGGAATGGAATATTCAGAG GTGGCAaagggatggggggctgggaaGGCGGCCTCCGTGTCCCAGGGATCTTCCGCTGGCCTGGGGTGCTGCCAGCCGGCGAAATGATCCACGAGCCCACCAGCCTGATGGATGTTTTCCCCACCGTGGTCCAGCTGGGGGGCGGCAATGTGCCCCAGGACAG GGTGATCGATGGCCGCAGCCTGGTGCCCTTGCTTCAAGGGGCTGCTGAGCACTCTGCACATGAGTTCCTGTTTCATTACTGTGGAAAGTATCTGCATGCAGCACGCTGGCATGAGAAGGACA GTGGAAGACTCTGGAAGGTCCACTACATGACACCGCAGTTCCACCCCAAGGGGGCGGGGGCCTGCTACGGCCGAGGCCTGTGCCCCTGCTCCGGGGATGGCGTGACCCAGCACAGCCCTCCTCTGCTCTTCGACCTCTCCAGGGACCCTTCCGAGGCGGAGCCCCTGTCCCCTGGCTCAGAACCCCGGTACCACGCGGTGGTAGCACGGGTGGGCGAGGCAGTGGATCAGCACAGGAAGACCCTGAGTCCTGTGCCCCCGCAGTTTTCCCTGAGCAACATCATCTGGAAGCCGTGGCTGCAGCCATGCTGTGGAACCTTCCCCTTGTGCGCGTGCGGGCAGGACGGAGGTCCCCAGTGA
- the ARSD gene encoding arylsulfatase D isoform X3: MMETSLTPNIDRLAEEGVRLTQHLAAAPLCTPSRSSFLTGRHSLRSGMEADDGYRALQWNGGSGGLPANETTFARILQQQGYATGLIGKWHQGVNCESRTDHCHHPLNHGFDYFYGMPFTLVDDCQPGRPPGLDATTRARLWHYTQMAALGVLTVAVGKTWGLISVSWKVVLGAASLVFLFFISWYASFGFVRRWNCILMRNHDVTEQPMVLERTASLMLHEAISYIERNKHRPFLLFVSLLHVHIPLVTTKRFLGKSQHGLYGDNVEEMDWLVGEILKAVEVNGLKNMTFTYFTSDHGGHLEARDERGQLGGWNGIFRGGKGMGGWEGGLRVPGIFRWPGVLPAGEMIHEPTSLMDVFPTVVQLGGGNVPQDRVIDGRSLVPLLQGAAEHSAHEFLFHYCGKYLHAARWHEKDSGRLWKVHYMTPQFHPKGAGACYGRGLCPCSGDGVTQHSPPLLFDLSRDPSEAEPLSPGSEPRYHAVVARVGEAVDQHRKTLSPVPPQFSLSNIIWKPWLQPCCGTFPLCACGQDGGPQ, translated from the exons GACACCCAATATCGACCGGCTTGCAGAGGAAGGTGTGAGGCTCACCCAGCACCTGGCGGCCGCCCCCCTCTGCACTCCCAGCAGATCTTCCTTCCTCACGGGGAGGCACTCCCTCAGGTCAG GCATGGAAGCCGATGATGGGTACCGTGCCCTCCAGTGGAATGGGGGATCGGGCGGACTCCCTGCGAATGAAACCACGTTTGCGAGAATCCTGCAGCAGCAAGGTTATGCAACCGGACTCATAG GAAAATGGCACCAGGGTGTGAACTGTGAATCCCGCACCGACCACTGCCACCACCCACTGAACCACGGATTTGACTATTTTTATGGCATGCCTTTCACGCTTGTGGATGACTGTCAGCCAGGCAGGCCCCCGGGACTGGACGCCACGACTAGAGCCAGGCTGTGGCATTACACCCAGATGGCGGCCCTGGGGGTACTGACTGTTGCTGTTGGTAAGACTTGGGGGTTAATCTCTGTGTCCTGGAAGGTAGTCCTGGGTGCAGCCAGCCTcgtcttcctcttcttcatctccTGGTACGCCAGCTTTGGGTTTGTGCGTCGTTGGAACTGTATCCTGATGAGAAACCATGACGTCACAGAGCAGCCCATGGTTTTGGAAAGAACGGCGAGTCTCATGCTACACGAGGCAATTTCCTATATTGAAAG aaataAGCACAGGCCATTCCTTCTCTTCGTGTCCTTGCTGCATGTACACATTCCCTTGGTAACCACAAAACGGTTTCTCGGGAAAAGCCAGCATGGCTTATATGGCGACAACGTGGAGGAGATGGATTGGCTTGTAG GTGAAATCCTTAAAGCCGTTGAAGTAAATGGTTTGAAAAACATGACATTCACGTATTTTACCTCTGATCACGGAGGACATTTGGAGGCAAGGGACGAACGTGGCCAGCTGGGGGGATGGAATGGAATATTCAGAG GTGGCAaagggatggggggctgggaaGGCGGCCTCCGTGTCCCAGGGATCTTCCGCTGGCCTGGGGTGCTGCCAGCCGGCGAAATGATCCACGAGCCCACCAGCCTGATGGATGTTTTCCCCACCGTGGTCCAGCTGGGGGGCGGCAATGTGCCCCAGGACAG GGTGATCGATGGCCGCAGCCTGGTGCCCTTGCTTCAAGGGGCTGCTGAGCACTCTGCACATGAGTTCCTGTTTCATTACTGTGGAAAGTATCTGCATGCAGCACGCTGGCATGAGAAGGACA GTGGAAGACTCTGGAAGGTCCACTACATGACACCGCAGTTCCACCCCAAGGGGGCGGGGGCCTGCTACGGCCGAGGCCTGTGCCCCTGCTCCGGGGATGGCGTGACCCAGCACAGCCCTCCTCTGCTCTTCGACCTCTCCAGGGACCCTTCCGAGGCGGAGCCCCTGTCCCCTGGCTCAGAACCCCGGTACCACGCGGTGGTAGCACGGGTGGGCGAGGCAGTGGATCAGCACAGGAAGACCCTGAGTCCTGTGCCCCCGCAGTTTTCCCTGAGCAACATCATCTGGAAGCCGTGGCTGCAGCCATGCTGTGGAACCTTCCCCTTGTGCGCGTGCGGGCAGGACGGAGGTCCCCAGTGA
- the ARSD gene encoding arylsulfatase D isoform X4 produces MGTIRSGMEADDGYRALQWNGGSGGLPANETTFARILQQQGYATGLIGKWHQGVNCESRTDHCHHPLNHGFDYFYGMPFTLVDDCQPGRPPGLDATTRARLWHYTQMAALGVLTVAVGKTWGLISVSWKVVLGAASLVFLFFISWYASFGFVRRWNCILMRNHDVTEQPMVLERTASLMLHEAISYIERNKHRPFLLFVSLLHVHIPLVTTKRFLGKSQHGLYGDNVEEMDWLVGEILKAVEVNGLKNMTFTYFTSDHGGHLEARDERGQLGGWNGIFRGGKGMGGWEGGLRVPGIFRWPGVLPAGEMIHEPTSLMDVFPTVVQLGGGNVPQDRVIDGRSLVPLLQGAAEHSAHEFLFHYCGKYLHAARWHEKDSGRLWKVHYMTPQFHPKGAGACYGRGLCPCSGDGVTQHSPPLLFDLSRDPSEAEPLSPGSEPRYHAVVARVGEAVDQHRKTLSPVPPQFSLSNIIWKPWLQPCCGTFPLCACGQDGGPQ; encoded by the exons GCATGGAAGCCGATGATGGGTACCGTGCCCTCCAGTGGAATGGGGGATCGGGCGGACTCCCTGCGAATGAAACCACGTTTGCGAGAATCCTGCAGCAGCAAGGTTATGCAACCGGACTCATAG GAAAATGGCACCAGGGTGTGAACTGTGAATCCCGCACCGACCACTGCCACCACCCACTGAACCACGGATTTGACTATTTTTATGGCATGCCTTTCACGCTTGTGGATGACTGTCAGCCAGGCAGGCCCCCGGGACTGGACGCCACGACTAGAGCCAGGCTGTGGCATTACACCCAGATGGCGGCCCTGGGGGTACTGACTGTTGCTGTTGGTAAGACTTGGGGGTTAATCTCTGTGTCCTGGAAGGTAGTCCTGGGTGCAGCCAGCCTcgtcttcctcttcttcatctccTGGTACGCCAGCTTTGGGTTTGTGCGTCGTTGGAACTGTATCCTGATGAGAAACCATGACGTCACAGAGCAGCCCATGGTTTTGGAAAGAACGGCGAGTCTCATGCTACACGAGGCAATTTCCTATATTGAAAG aaataAGCACAGGCCATTCCTTCTCTTCGTGTCCTTGCTGCATGTACACATTCCCTTGGTAACCACAAAACGGTTTCTCGGGAAAAGCCAGCATGGCTTATATGGCGACAACGTGGAGGAGATGGATTGGCTTGTAG GTGAAATCCTTAAAGCCGTTGAAGTAAATGGTTTGAAAAACATGACATTCACGTATTTTACCTCTGATCACGGAGGACATTTGGAGGCAAGGGACGAACGTGGCCAGCTGGGGGGATGGAATGGAATATTCAGAG GTGGCAaagggatggggggctgggaaGGCGGCCTCCGTGTCCCAGGGATCTTCCGCTGGCCTGGGGTGCTGCCAGCCGGCGAAATGATCCACGAGCCCACCAGCCTGATGGATGTTTTCCCCACCGTGGTCCAGCTGGGGGGCGGCAATGTGCCCCAGGACAG GGTGATCGATGGCCGCAGCCTGGTGCCCTTGCTTCAAGGGGCTGCTGAGCACTCTGCACATGAGTTCCTGTTTCATTACTGTGGAAAGTATCTGCATGCAGCACGCTGGCATGAGAAGGACA GTGGAAGACTCTGGAAGGTCCACTACATGACACCGCAGTTCCACCCCAAGGGGGCGGGGGCCTGCTACGGCCGAGGCCTGTGCCCCTGCTCCGGGGATGGCGTGACCCAGCACAGCCCTCCTCTGCTCTTCGACCTCTCCAGGGACCCTTCCGAGGCGGAGCCCCTGTCCCCTGGCTCAGAACCCCGGTACCACGCGGTGGTAGCACGGGTGGGCGAGGCAGTGGATCAGCACAGGAAGACCCTGAGTCCTGTGCCCCCGCAGTTTTCCCTGAGCAACATCATCTGGAAGCCGTGGCTGCAGCCATGCTGTGGAACCTTCCCCTTGTGCGCGTGCGGGCAGGACGGAGGTCCCCAGTGA
- the ARSD gene encoding arylsulfatase D isoform X5 encodes MEADDGYRALQWNGGSGGLPANETTFARILQQQGYATGLIGKWHQGVNCESRTDHCHHPLNHGFDYFYGMPFTLVDDCQPGRPPGLDATTRARLWHYTQMAALGVLTVAVGKTWGLISVSWKVVLGAASLVFLFFISWYASFGFVRRWNCILMRNHDVTEQPMVLERTASLMLHEAISYIERNKHRPFLLFVSLLHVHIPLVTTKRFLGKSQHGLYGDNVEEMDWLVGEILKAVEVNGLKNMTFTYFTSDHGGHLEARDERGQLGGWNGIFRGGKGMGGWEGGLRVPGIFRWPGVLPAGEMIHEPTSLMDVFPTVVQLGGGNVPQDRVIDGRSLVPLLQGAAEHSAHEFLFHYCGKYLHAARWHEKDSGRLWKVHYMTPQFHPKGAGACYGRGLCPCSGDGVTQHSPPLLFDLSRDPSEAEPLSPGSEPRYHAVVARVGEAVDQHRKTLSPVPPQFSLSNIIWKPWLQPCCGTFPLCACGQDGGPQ; translated from the exons ATGGAAGCCGATGATGGGTACCGTGCCCTCCAGTGGAATGGGGGATCGGGCGGACTCCCTGCGAATGAAACCACGTTTGCGAGAATCCTGCAGCAGCAAGGTTATGCAACCGGACTCATAG GAAAATGGCACCAGGGTGTGAACTGTGAATCCCGCACCGACCACTGCCACCACCCACTGAACCACGGATTTGACTATTTTTATGGCATGCCTTTCACGCTTGTGGATGACTGTCAGCCAGGCAGGCCCCCGGGACTGGACGCCACGACTAGAGCCAGGCTGTGGCATTACACCCAGATGGCGGCCCTGGGGGTACTGACTGTTGCTGTTGGTAAGACTTGGGGGTTAATCTCTGTGTCCTGGAAGGTAGTCCTGGGTGCAGCCAGCCTcgtcttcctcttcttcatctccTGGTACGCCAGCTTTGGGTTTGTGCGTCGTTGGAACTGTATCCTGATGAGAAACCATGACGTCACAGAGCAGCCCATGGTTTTGGAAAGAACGGCGAGTCTCATGCTACACGAGGCAATTTCCTATATTGAAAG aaataAGCACAGGCCATTCCTTCTCTTCGTGTCCTTGCTGCATGTACACATTCCCTTGGTAACCACAAAACGGTTTCTCGGGAAAAGCCAGCATGGCTTATATGGCGACAACGTGGAGGAGATGGATTGGCTTGTAG GTGAAATCCTTAAAGCCGTTGAAGTAAATGGTTTGAAAAACATGACATTCACGTATTTTACCTCTGATCACGGAGGACATTTGGAGGCAAGGGACGAACGTGGCCAGCTGGGGGGATGGAATGGAATATTCAGAG GTGGCAaagggatggggggctgggaaGGCGGCCTCCGTGTCCCAGGGATCTTCCGCTGGCCTGGGGTGCTGCCAGCCGGCGAAATGATCCACGAGCCCACCAGCCTGATGGATGTTTTCCCCACCGTGGTCCAGCTGGGGGGCGGCAATGTGCCCCAGGACAG GGTGATCGATGGCCGCAGCCTGGTGCCCTTGCTTCAAGGGGCTGCTGAGCACTCTGCACATGAGTTCCTGTTTCATTACTGTGGAAAGTATCTGCATGCAGCACGCTGGCATGAGAAGGACA GTGGAAGACTCTGGAAGGTCCACTACATGACACCGCAGTTCCACCCCAAGGGGGCGGGGGCCTGCTACGGCCGAGGCCTGTGCCCCTGCTCCGGGGATGGCGTGACCCAGCACAGCCCTCCTCTGCTCTTCGACCTCTCCAGGGACCCTTCCGAGGCGGAGCCCCTGTCCCCTGGCTCAGAACCCCGGTACCACGCGGTGGTAGCACGGGTGGGCGAGGCAGTGGATCAGCACAGGAAGACCCTGAGTCCTGTGCCCCCGCAGTTTTCCCTGAGCAACATCATCTGGAAGCCGTGGCTGCAGCCATGCTGTGGAACCTTCCCCTTGTGCGCGTGCGGGCAGGACGGAGGTCCCCAGTGA